The nucleotide window caggagggtggatgagatggaagatggacaaagggcgaaaggtagaggaagacctaagaagaccatccatgaggtggtcaaacgagatctacatgtaaacggtctctctgtagacatgatacatgacagagcacaatggcgtcgtttgattcatgtagccgaccccacttagtgggacaaggctttgttgttgttgttgttgttgttgttgttgttgttgttgttgttgttgttgttgttgttgttgttgttgttgttgttgttgttgttgttgttgttgttgttgttgttgttgttgttgttgttgttgttgtcataGAATACAATTTCTCAATTACATATCAACTAACTGATACTAAGAATGTAAGGGTGTGATAGGTTTAGatcatttttatttctattatcaatgaaaattaaaataattaatgaaaatatgatttaagaattttcaaaatattttcaatgaaaatatttttaaaaaatgacacATGAAAACGAtatttccttttcaattttttctttgagGCAGAACGTGGTCCGAATCTCTCCAacctttttcataattttattttttattttatttaaactcATATCCTACTTGCTTGAAAAGATCCtttctatttctaattttttttttggtcgggGATCCTATATTTTAACTCGTATCCTACTTGCTTGAAAAGAccctttattatattttaactcAACTCCTCATTCTTTTTCTATGCGGATAATTTTATTGCCTTTTTCTCTTGTGACTAAACcaaaaactttaataaaaacACCCTTTTTTAATATCTGTTTTAAGTAAGTCATTAATTGAATATGATATTGCacttattattgtttatttggTTAAATTGTATCTCTTTACTAGAAatgcaattaattaatttgggataataatttattttgtgtttgatactttaaaaaaataattgtaaacttaataaaatattaattaactaaaattatacttttaatataattataattttatattttaaaattagttgtaaaaatatattttgaaaataaaccaACCAAACATATTTTCATTGATTTTAGCATTCGGGAATGAATTCTACATTTAAAAACCAATTgcgttttttaaaatataaaaatttgaaaatgaataTCATTTTCaagaaatgaaaataagaaatgaaaatagaaaatgaaagtAGAAAATATATTAATGAAGAGATCGTTAGAGTTTCTTTtcagctcaataaaatcaaattgcacCCATAATAAGTGAGCTGAGTAAGAATCTAGAAGATATCAGACTTAGTTTTTTCATAGTCTGCTATTCCTGTTCTCCAATCTCCACCTTCATAAATCTAGTGCAAAAGTATCCCACATCATTCATTGACTGCATAAGCTAAAGTGATTTGTCAATAATCTTATTCAGTGATTTTATCTGCAATTTTTCATTTGGCTCTCCAACTGTACTTTAGTTTCAATATTCCTTCCGTTGGTGAGAAATTTGAGTTTTATTGCTTTTAAGTGCAAAGTTATGCTacgattttcatttttttgccCACATTTTTCCAACCAATTTCTGAACATTTGCTGCAGAATGGCCAATGTCTTTCTTGTTGTTCAAGAGGCTTGCAAATTTGTTTGAGGGTACACTTAGCATTCGCAAAGGTGGACAAAGGTATATCTTATTGTTGGACCTTATTCTTGACTGTTATCTTATATTAGCCCAACAAAAGTAAATATACATAACTGTGTGGGTGTTCGTCTTTGTTggtacatttttttttcttgttgccTGCCATATTTTTCAGCTTAGGGACCATGCTTGCAAACTGAATTCCCCGTGGAATTAACAAAAGTGGTcttgtgtattatatttattattgatattttttataatatgaatTATTAATCATGTTAGACagaccaaattaaataaaaaaattaactgtaaGTCATATTAGAGTGGTAACTAGTGAAATATTATAGTAAAAAAGTGCTAAAATAATGTAGAACtaacctttttttctttttatcaatACTATCTTTTATTCTCATCTTATAAGAAGCAGGAACAATCATGTTTCAATCTGTTTTTTTCTCCTTTGCTTCTAATAGTTTTTCCATCAAGAACTTTTAAATTGGGTTTCAGATAGCCTCAAGGtacatattttcttttaaatagttTTTAGTGTCCTATTCTAAGTTTTATCTCtacttatcttttattgtatttttcttggtcatatgatggatgttcttgcttttttttcttcagcGTTCTCTCATGtatattttgatgatttttttatgaaattctgtGTTTGTTGTTCGTGtgaatcttatttttttttattattcacgCTCATgttacttgttttttttttatagagttTGATTTGTTTGTTTGACTTTGTAGAAATTTGTTGTTGGTTCTTGTGTATGatgtttattaatattttttatacaacgAGTTATTGATCACCATTAGaaagactaaattaataaaaaaaaaactgtaaGGACTTGTTTGTgtgaatttttaagaaaagatatttttacgagttatctttttttaaagattttttgaaaaaataaaaataattttatgtttggatatttcatgtaacaaatatttttttgttcatttattatatgaaaaacatttttttaaagaaaaaagatctttttaaaaaagatgtaaattgtagcttctcaaaaaaggtttttttttatatttttctagtgtttttatttttactactagaaTTTTGCCAAAcacgctaaaaaataaaaaagatattttcttattaaatttttttcatcaacTTAACGGCATCCAAAGAAGCTCTAAAAGTCATGTTACAGTCATAAGTAGTCAAAGAagactaaaaaagaaaaagtacttTATGGgcgttttattatttaatttaataactcATTTACATTAATATGttaaactatttatttattcatatattcttttctttttaccaACACTATCTTTTATTCTCATCTTATAAAAAGCACAAGGAACAATCATGTTTTAATCTGTTCTTTTCTCATGTgcttctaatattttttcaatcaagAACTTTTAAATTGGGTTTCAGACAGTTTCAAGGtacatattttcttttaaataatttttagtgtcCTATTCTAAGTTTTATCTCtacttatcttttattgtatttttcttgGTCATATGATGAATgttcttgctttttttttcttcagcgTTCTCTCATGTATATTTTgatgttttttttatgaaattctgtGTTTGTTGTTCGTGtgaatcttattttttttttattattcacgctcatgttactttttttttctagagTTTGATTTGTTTGTTTGACTTTGTAGAATTTTGTTGTTGGTTCTTGTGTATGaagttttaatattattttttatacgaGTTATTGATCACCATTAGAAAgcctaaattaataaaaaaaactgtaAGGACTTGTGTGGgtgaatttttaagaaaagatatttttacgAGTTATCTTTTTCGGCTATGGATTCCTTGCTCCTACATTTCTGTAGGTTTATCATTAAccatcataaaaataattataaaatgtacccctttttttttttggaaaattgaCTAATTAGATTTTGATCCCtcaaattattagtttttaacttttcttcctttctctttcattttcagATTCAAAGACATTTAGAGAAAAGAGGTCTGCTAGGGTTTCCTCTCTTTATCAATTTCTGCTAGAATATtcaatctctgtctctctctctcttcctcttcccCTACCGGAAATCTCAATATCTTCCTCTTCCCCTTGCTGCCGCAACCTGCGCCCGCCGCCGCGCAAGACGCCGCCGCCGTCGCCGCGCAAGACGAAAAACTGAGAGAGATTACAGTTCTTGGAGAGCATCAACGAGACTGATTAAAAAATCTCCTTCCGAAATAGAGTTCTGAGTTTTCTCCCTAAACCTCTCTACCAGGTTTCTTTCCTTTAGATTCATTCATTTCCTTCTTTGTCATCCTTCTTATGCAAAGTTTCATTAGATTGAACTTGTTCGAATTGGATTAGTCATTAGATTGAAGATCATGCCAAACCCCTTTAAGCTAGCCAAGAAAAGTTTCTTAATTGAATATCTTATTCTTGTTTAAATGAACTATGATTTAAATTGTTTCAATGGAACCAAATTTAGGTGCTCAACTGCTCACAGAAACTATATGCATATATAATCAATGAGGAAAATGCTATTTCAGAtagaatttttagttattagcAGAGCTAATCTtaacaaattattttgttatttgtaaATTACCAGTCTATAATTAGGagttttaatttatctttttattaaatatcaagAAAAAAATGATCTTTATagtgatttttaattcaaacaagTACAAATATCAAATTTCCAATTGACTTGTATATAAGAAAAAATCTTTATTCAAATATATGGGTTTAACATTGTCTTTTGATATGAATTAGCAATCTGGTATATCCAAGAAAAAATATGGCCAacagattattatttttaccaaaacaAACGAAGGAATCAAGATCTGGAATATCTCTTGGAATCATAAAATCAACGAGGCATTCTATTATTTGCTTGTTCTTAGTACTGTAATGATGCCTTGATCTCATTAtccaattatatttatttgattattgtCTTAGTGATAAGTTGGAATTTCTGATGAGAAACAAACAATTTGCAAACCCAGCAGCTTAGTCAGATCATGGCTTCTCCTTCTCAAACTCACCTCAATGTTGCAATGCGGGTCCTTCTCAAACATCTAAAGGTCGATTGTCATTTTGTTTGACAAAAAGTTCAAGCGGGTGTGATGAAATTACTTTCAGTTCCTTCTTCTCGACAATTGACCGACATCCTTATCAAATCTTCCTCCACTCAATCGTTTGATGCTAATAAATCTTCCTAGAGAGGTCTGCTAGGGAGCACAAAATTAGGGCAAttggtaaattttaaattgctTTTGTTACTATATTACCCTATTTGGTTGCATGTCATTGTTTTCATGTGTGTTTTATGTAGATATTAGATGTGCTTCTCTTGTAGGTTTAACTCTAATGTTATGTTTTGTGAAGCTGTTTTAGTTTCAATATTTGGAGATTGATTTCCCCATCATCAGGTAGCTTTTTCTTGCCTTGTAATGATTCAACTCTTAACCTGCAGAGAgcttttttaaattatcctcGTTTTagctttttattgttatatttcAATCTCTCTTGTCCATCCTCTCATTTCtggattctttttcttctaatgTTTCATGTATTCAGTCTTCATTAGAGCTTGATCATTATTTGTATCCCGGATAAAGGTGATGAATCAGGGCCAATCATACTTTATCTGGATTTTTATATGCGGTAAGTTTATTTGTACTTTCCCTCCATTTTTCCAAATAGGttattagtattaatttttttttgttattttgaagTGAAATATGTAGTTTGTGTTTTCTTTCTCTTGTTAACCTATATTCATAGGATGTGATTTGGTGGGGATGTATATGGATAGAGCAAAATCGTTGCATATTTGATAGGATAAATTATAGTTCTTTTTACTACTGAAACTATTTAGTCTTTAAGTTCAGTTGTCTGTCTGTGTGTGTAGCCAAATATAATACCCAGAAATTTGATATTGCTCCACTAGTTTTTCCTACCAGAGTTGTCTGCCTGTCATTACTATTGCTTTGATTCCTAAACCAATGTGCTGTTTTTTTGAccttttgtgtgtgtgtgtgtgtgtgtggctATGCTTAGCCAAATATAACACCAAGAAATTTGATATTGCTCCACTAGTTTTTCCTACTGGAGTTTTCTACCTGTCATTACTATGGCTTTGATTCGTAAACCAATGTGCTGTCTTTGACCTTTTGGATGACTCTAGCTGAAAACTTGAACCACACTGCAGTATGATGTTAGCTTTTAATATCTCTACTTATGACATTTTCACTTTGCTAGATATTTGAAGCAGCAAGCATCTTTGGAGATCGTTATccaagtataatttttttaatacatatttCTACAAGAAGCTTCAGGATTCTGTTTCGGTTAAGATAATATATTATCTTTATGCACATGCATAGCTGTATATTTAATTCAATCTTTGGAAAGAGCTCAAGAAGGGCAAACGAAGCATAGAAGTGCACATCATATGTGCACCATATGATATATTCAACACCTTCCAAGTACAGAAACCTTCCAACATCATCTCTGTCATATTGCTGGTCTATCATTGCCAGAGTAACACTAGCATCACTTTCTTGGGAGAGATCACCACGATGTTTTTCATCCACGCCATCTACCATGCAATCAACGTCACTGGCACTATCTGTTGTATACTCAACATCATAGGTGCTATCTGTTGTACGCCCAGCATCTGCACCTTGTCTACGACTCACTTTGGCTTCAGTTACTTTGACTTCTGTATTTTCCAATTCTTTTACCTGATCCCGTTGAACTTTTTGTCAAACAAAATGACAATTGACCTTTGGATGTTTGAGAAGGACCCGCATTGCAACATTGTGGTGAGTTTGAGAAGGAGAAGCCATGATCTGACTAAGCTGCTGGGTTTGCAAATTGTTTGTTTCTCATCAGAAATTCCAACTTATCACTAAGacaataatcaaataaatataattggaTAATGAGATCAAGACATCATTACAGTACTAAGAACAAGCAAATAACAAAATGCCTCGTTGATTTTATGATTCCAAGAGATATTCCAGATTTTGATTCCTTCGTTtgttttggtaaaaataataatctgtTGGCCATATTTTTTCTTGGATATACCAGATTGCTAATTCATATCAAAAGACAATGTTAAATCCATATATTTGAATAAAGATTTTTTCTTATATACAAGTCAATGGAAAATTTGATATTTGTActtgtttgaattaaaaatcactATAaagatcattttttttcttgatatttaataaaaagataaattaaaactCCTAATTATAGACTGATAATttacaaataacaaaataatttgttaAGATTAGCTCTgctaataactaaaaattctaTCTGAAATAGCATTTTCCTCATTGATTATATATGCATAGTTCATAGTTCATTTAAACAAGAATAAGATATTCAATTAAGAAACTTTGCTTGGCTAGCTTAAAGGGGTTTGGCATGATCTTCAATCTAATGACTAGTCCAATTCGAACAAGTTCAATCTAATGAAACTTTGCATAAGAAGGATGACAAAGAAGGAAATGAATGAATCTAAAGGAAAGAAACCTGGTAGAGAGGTTTAGGGAGAACACTCAGAACTCTATTTCGGAAGGAAATTTAATCAGTTTCGTTGATGTTCTCCAAGAACTGTAATCTTTCTCAGTTTTTCGTCTTGCGCGGCGGCGGCGGCGTCTTGCGCGGCGGTGGGCACAGGTTGCGGCAGCAAGGGGAAGAGGAAGATATTGAGATTTCCGGTAGgggaagaggaagagagagagacagagattgaaaaTTCTAGCAGAAATTGATAAAGAGAGGAAACCCTAGCAGACCTCTTTTCTCTAAATgtctttgaatttgaaaatgaaagagaaaggaagaaaagttaaaaactaataatttgaaGGGTCAAAATCTAATTAgtcaatttttcataaaaaaaatggggtatattttataattatttttatgatggTTAATGATAAACCTACAAAAATGTAGGAGCAAGGAATTCATGgcctaaaaaataatctatttagacttattttgtataaaaaatttaatcgaCAAAAAAAATGTTAGTTGCCTAgcagaattaaaatttttatataaaaaaagacttacatataattcataaaaaacGCAAAATGCCAACGCGCTAAACTTCAAGTAACATATAGTCTTTCCATTTTCGGCTAGAGATTTTAAATTGGAGTTTCATTTTTacctttagaaaaaaaaaataaaaaacacagaATATTTGTTAAAGCATTATGGGGTGAATCTTGAACCTCATCTTTTATACTTCTTATCTAGTTTTGTTTTGTAAGCATCAATGGGGGCACCCATGTCTTCTTtgttctttctcctcctccttctacttctactccCCCTTTCTTTATCAATGGCATCAAAGCCACCACCACCAACCCCATCAGAGTGGCCACTCCAATTCCACTCCCTCATATGGTACAACAGAACCGGTGTCCTCCAGAAGGTGGACCTATGGTACGACttcataaatggcagaaacttgaACATCATCGAAGAACAACTCACGAATCATGTGTTGTACGATGTTGAGTGGGACAATGGCACCTCCTTCTACTACACTCTTGATCCTTATCAGAGAGAGTGTGATGTGAAGCATTTCCCTGTTGGGATTCTGAGGCCAAATTGGCTTCATGGTGCTACTTATTTGGGTCAGAGGATGGTTGATAACTTTCTTTGCAATGTTTGGGAGAAGGTTCATTTCATTCGCTATTATGAGCATGTTGCAACTAAAAGGCCTGTTAAATGGGTCTTCTTTGAAGGTACATTGCTATTACCACAATTCATGTTTCCATTGGATTTTAATCATTCTCAGATATTGATTTCATGGGTATAATCTAAAATGTTAAACTATGATTTCAAAGGGTGTATCTAAGAAAATCCCTAGTATTTTGTTGGCTAGATTTTCAGTAAAATAGCttagatttttattagtaaaGATGGAAACATTATTTTCTATAGTATATTTCAATATAGtaggttaaaaattaatttattgtaaatttgagttttatttaaaagttgACGTTAACTAATAAATTACCACATATACAATCAGTCAAGTTTATCCGAGTAGTAAGTGAATTGAATTTATTTAAGCAGACCTAATATAtacatttatttttgttaagagaCTCACCCGCCATAATTAGATGTGCGGTTCTTATAGAATCCACATATTAGTTGGGTGAAACTTTAAGACGATATTAAGTCGGTGAGTGAATTGATCACTCCACCCATCAAAATACTTAAAGCCTTGCAATAACAAATTGCAGTTATGTGAAATTATGAAAGTAGTGTATTTGCTAGGGGTgttcaaaaaataacaaaattgtgGTTAATCGgttaaaaaatcataatcacattttggttaaccagtttaataaaacaatttaaaaattatattcatgTTTTTTAGAATTAGTTaatcaaaaccaaattaaaaaaaatcagtttttaaccggttaaccaaaaccaaaattaaaacCTAATTTCAAATTCACACTTCGTCTTCGATACTTCGACAAAAGGAAATGAAAGCAAACTACTCGGTTTGTCGAAGTATCGAAGACGAATAGTGAATTTGAAATTAGGTTTTGATTTaggttttagttttaatttggttttggttttggttaaccgattaaaaatcggttttttttttaatttgattttggttaaccaattctaaaaaatatggatataatttttaaattgttttattaaactaattaacCAAAATGTGGTTATGGTTTTTTAATCGGTTAACcatattttggttattttttgAACACCCCTAGAAGAGATTAGACTTACTAAGTTAATTGTTGATGGGGGTAGCTTTCCCTAGATGAGAATTTCGGgttcttttctttgatgctcATTCTTTGCTGCTTCTTTTAGTCTTGCAATGTATGATAAACTTGTAAAAAATTTATGCCCACTAATTTATGATGTTATACACCTTGTCTTGTCCACATTTCCAACTGTAATTCTTGAATTTAGGTATTGTTCGCATTTTTCTTTGTGTATGCACTTTGTGCAAGTTGGCCCAGAAATGATTCTCATCATTAATCATGATAGATTAAACAGGAAATGCTCTTGGGaccattctttttcttttatcaccCTATTAGCCTGTTTTACTAACTATTTTTCTACCCAATATTTAATGTTTCACTTTCATTATCTTTAGTAGGTATATGTGATAAGTATTGCTAccaaaaatttagaaaagtaattataatttataatggaaggaat belongs to Arachis duranensis cultivar V14167 chromosome 8, aradu.V14167.gnm2.J7QH, whole genome shotgun sequence and includes:
- the LOC107463523 gene encoding uncharacterized protein At4g14100, whose amino-acid sequence is MGAPMSSLFFLLLLLLLLPLSLSMASKPPPPTPSEWPLQFHSLIWYNRTGVLQKVDLWYDFINGRNLNIIEEQLTNHVLYDVEWDNGTSFYYTLDPYQRECDVKHFPVGILRPNWLHGATYLGQRMVDNFLCNVWEKVHFIRYYEHVATKRPVKWVFFEGPPGYTAHVMTFEVGAVLDDPNWQAPVYCFTDEAKKENPNPKIPSLQSLIMTWIPFWKTATM